One region of bacterium genomic DNA includes:
- a CDS encoding phosphatase PAP2 family protein: protein MINLGGMDAAVFRYINTELASPVMDKVMLAATMLGVGVVQAGLSLACIMWGLIGERVSVRRAGYAGLTAFALSGIAVQVAKHIWDRPRPLLALFDVRVVGEPLFAHSFPSGHTTTAFAVIVAISVFLPKLRWVLIPFAFITAISRVYLGVHFPLDVAYGGFVGTLIGIGSAALVRSHRWDEESRIDSPSAHSETI from the coding sequence ATGATTAATCTTGGCGGCATGGATGCGGCTGTATTTCGATATATAAACACTGAACTGGCGTCACCGGTTATGGACAAGGTGATGCTTGCCGCCACGATGCTGGGTGTCGGTGTGGTGCAGGCAGGTTTGAGCCTGGCATGCATAATGTGGGGATTGATCGGTGAACGCGTGAGTGTCCGCCGGGCAGGTTATGCCGGTCTGACAGCATTTGCTCTATCGGGCATTGCCGTCCAGGTTGCCAAACACATATGGGATCGACCGCGTCCTTTGCTTGCATTATTCGATGTCCGAGTGGTTGGCGAGCCGCTATTTGCCCACAGTTTCCCCTCGGGTCATACCACGACGGCCTTTGCCGTGATTGTAGCCATATCGGTTTTTTTGCCAAAGTTGCGCTGGGTATTGATACCGTTTGCTTTTATCACTGCCATATCCAGGGTATATCTTGGTGTACACTTCCCACTCGATGTCGCCTATGGTGGGTTTGTCGGCACGCTTATCGGCATTGGTTCAGCGGCTCTTGTAAGATCGCATAGGTGGGACGAGGAATCACGAATTGACAGCCCGTCTGCACACTCTGAAACGATATAG
- a CDS encoding YihY/virulence factor BrkB family protein, with the protein MRLPKPLIKAYRHIKEILAGYNADNGSLVAAAVSFYVFLSLIPLVLLAIAVFAFFLGSTAQAEQKIMEFLGVGSVGPGIGKMVEQVIQDRGAATGFGLLTFLWSGISLIATLETAMNHVWNVEQRRSYLTKRLISVAVLLMLIVLLGVSFGMTAAITAIRSRDLIPEFHLGWFWDTLTYLLPLVITIFTFTLFYKILPNTTVPWTSALAGGVFAGVMWEIAKYAFSYYVANFADYNQIYGSLGGVILLLFWIYYSSVIVIFGAELASIRTSRHTTL; encoded by the coding sequence GTGAGACTGCCGAAACCGCTCATAAAGGCATATAGGCACATAAAGGAGATCTTAGCTGGATACAATGCCGACAATGGCTCTCTTGTGGCGGCGGCAGTCAGTTTTTATGTGTTTCTTTCACTGATCCCGCTTGTATTGTTGGCCATAGCCGTGTTCGCGTTTTTTCTGGGTTCAACCGCCCAGGCCGAACAGAAGATTATGGAGTTCTTGGGTGTGGGTTCAGTGGGACCCGGCATCGGCAAGATGGTCGAGCAGGTAATCCAGGACAGGGGCGCTGCAACGGGCTTTGGTCTGCTTACTTTTTTGTGGTCAGGGATTTCTCTGATCGCCACATTGGAAACGGCGATGAACCATGTCTGGAATGTCGAGCAGCGGCGGAGCTATCTGACAAAGCGATTGATATCGGTTGCTGTGTTATTGATGTTGATTGTGCTGCTCGGTGTATCATTCGGCATGACCGCCGCAATTACGGCGATCCGAAGCCGTGATCTAATTCCAGAGTTTCACCTGGGTTGGTTTTGGGACACACTCACATATCTGCTGCCGCTTGTGATTACTATTTTCACATTCACACTGTTCTACAAGATATTGCCAAATACAACAGTGCCTTGGACTTCGGCGCTTGCGGGCGGAGTATTTGCCGGTGTTATGTGGGAAATTGCTAAATATGCGTTCAGCTATTACGTAGCCAACTTTGCGGATTACAATCAGATATACGGCTCTCTTGGAGGCGTAATTCTGCTGCTGTTCTGGATATATTACTCATCGGTAATAGTAATATTCGGTGCTGAACTGGCATCGATTCGCACCAGTAGACATACGACGCTATGA
- a CDS encoding phosphate/phosphite/phosphonate ABC transporter substrate-binding protein, whose translation MPSVGGWMLEKKIVRHFLWLVIIAVALCGCGRQKSSPAKSAPLGSAKNPIKMALVPSLDTKKLVLSGEKLAVLLKKETGLNYKISVPTSYAAVISAMGAGNVDVGWLSPLPYVMAHDQYGVEVILTTVRNKSTKYFSAIIARTDTGINKLSDLKGKKFAYGDPVSTSGSIYPKHLIRTSGYDPEKFFSNVIYAGAHDKVVMAVYNKQVDGGAIYGGVVSDAREKVVDTIKDVMQKTHVIARSIEIPNDTVSVRKGMPPSLVKKIRDGLMKAASSDEGRIAVMSLYGIDGFVIAKDSDYDSVRKVARIENIDLEKIDK comes from the coding sequence ATGCCGAGTGTAGGAGGTTGGATGTTGGAAAAGAAGATTGTTCGACATTTTTTGTGGCTGGTGATTATTGCTGTTGCGCTGTGCGGGTGTGGCAGGCAAAAATCAAGCCCAGCAAAATCCGCCCCTCTGGGTTCGGCGAAAAACCCTATAAAGATGGCTCTGGTGCCGTCGCTGGACACAAAAAAACTCGTCCTCAGCGGTGAAAAACTGGCTGTGCTGCTTAAAAAAGAGACCGGCCTTAACTATAAAATCAGCGTGCCCACCAGCTATGCGGCAGTCATATCGGCGATGGGAGCAGGTAATGTCGATGTCGGCTGGCTTTCTCCACTGCCATATGTGATGGCGCACGATCAATATGGTGTGGAAGTGATTTTGACCACAGTCAGAAACAAGTCCACCAAGTATTTCAGCGCAATAATCGCGCGCACCGATACCGGCATCAACAAACTCTCGGACCTCAAAGGCAAGAAATTCGCCTACGGCGACCCTGTGTCTACCTCCGGCAGCATATATCCGAAGCACCTGATCCGCACCAGCGGCTATGACCCTGAGAAGTTCTTCTCCAATGTCATCTATGCGGGGGCACATGATAAAGTGGTGATGGCAGTCTATAACAAGCAGGTCGATGGCGGCGCAATATACGGCGGGGTGGTGAGTGATGCCCGAGAAAAGGTTGTCGACACCATCAAAGATGTGATGCAAAAGACTCACGTCATCGCCAGAAGCATTGAAATTCCAAATGACACGGTGAGCGTGCGCAAAGGTATGCCGCCCAGCCTCGTCAAGAAGATTCGCGATGGACTGATGAAGGCCGCATCATCAGACGAAGGTAGAATCGCAGTGATGAGTCTGTATGGGATTGACGGATTCGTCATTGCAAAGGACAGCGACTACGACTCCGTGCGCAAAGTGGCCAGGATAGAAAATATCGATCTCGAAAAGATAGACAAATAG
- a CDS encoding zf-HC2 domain-containing protein: MNCKKITVLISEYIDNTLAGHIRTKFEAHIRECSDCAERLASMERMLASLKSLKTEETPIDCWAGVKSRIMEGHGAREGRQPWILRSAYAVPAFAFVMVLILLLVLPVCIKNDRSSVDPASMPEYAQCISAHSRAQRQQILGDPHVTFIAAEMENASLSRDSNAP; the protein is encoded by the coding sequence ATGAATTGCAAGAAAATCACCGTCTTAATATCTGAATATATAGACAACACTCTTGCCGGGCATATACGCACTAAGTTTGAAGCTCATATCAGGGAGTGCAGCGATTGCGCAGAGCGGCTGGCTTCCATGGAGCGGATGCTGGCTTCTTTGAAGTCACTGAAAACGGAAGAAACTCCGATTGATTGCTGGGCAGGTGTCAAAAGCAGGATCATGGAGGGGCATGGCGCACGAGAAGGCAGACAGCCATGGATACTACGTTCGGCATATGCTGTTCCGGCTTTTGCGTTTGTGATGGTTTTGATTTTGCTCTTAGTGCTGCCGGTCTGCATAAAGAACGACCGGTCCAGTGTCGATCCGGCATCGATGCCCGAATACGCTCAATGTATTTCGGCTCATTCTCGCGCTCAGCGCCAGCAGATATTGGGAGATCCACATGTAACGTTTATAGCTGCTGAGATGGAGAATGCGAGCCTTTCGAGGGACTCAAACGCGCCATGA
- a CDS encoding sigma-70 family RNA polymerase sigma factor, whose product MESITYAPNRPIIGIATGREMSGLTDQAVVERVLGGEMDAFSILVDRYQDRIYSAVLNYVANREDAVDITQDTFVKAYSKLTTFNSGSAFYTWLYRIAVNAAIDFIRKRKSRPADSLDDDKYTEVGFEPVSHDMSTDPERVIVRSEQVHMLRNAISKLSDKLKMALVLYDIEGLSQEEVAQILNVPVGTVKSRVSRARTELRYLLGKQLGETL is encoded by the coding sequence ATGGAGAGCATAACATATGCGCCCAACAGACCCATAATAGGAATTGCAACAGGACGCGAGATGAGCGGCTTAACGGATCAGGCAGTTGTGGAGCGTGTGCTCGGCGGCGAGATGGACGCCTTTTCGATCCTGGTGGATAGATACCAGGACCGGATATACTCTGCCGTGTTGAACTATGTCGCAAACCGTGAGGATGCCGTGGATATTACACAGGATACGTTCGTAAAGGCATACTCAAAGCTCACGACATTCAACTCAGGTTCCGCTTTCTACACCTGGCTGTATCGAATCGCAGTGAATGCGGCAATAGACTTTATACGAAAACGCAAGTCCAGGCCAGCTGATTCGCTGGATGACGATAAATATACCGAAGTCGGTTTCGAGCCGGTCTCTCATGATATGTCCACCGACCCGGAGAGAGTTATAGTCAGGTCCGAACAGGTGCATATGTTGAGGAATGCGATATCAAAGCTTTCGGACAAATTGAAAATGGCTCTGGTGCTCTATGACATTGAAGGGCTTTCTCAGGAGGAAGTCGCTCAAATTCTCAACGTGCCGGTGGGAACAGTGAAATCACGCGTGTCGAGAGCGCGCACCGAGCTAAGATACCTGTTGGGCAAGCAATTGGGTGAGACGTTATGA
- a CDS encoding DUF378 domain-containing protein, with protein MRTLSITALILMVIGAINWLLIGVFNFNLITAIFGYSTAGIVVTRILYILVGVAGLHGISMLTRLSESHDDVCVPGHARAAGMQ; from the coding sequence ATGAGAACCTTGAGCATCACAGCGCTGATCCTGATGGTTATCGGCGCTATAAACTGGCTGCTTATAGGTGTGTTCAATTTCAACCTGATAACAGCTATATTCGGCTATTCCACAGCCGGAATAGTTGTTACACGCATACTCTATATACTGGTCGGTGTGGCTGGTCTGCATGGGATTTCCATGCTGACCAGACTGTCTGAGTCTCACGACGATGTATGCGTGCCTGGACACGCCAGGGCTGCAGGAATGCAATAG
- a CDS encoding zf-HC2 domain-containing protein, with amino-acid sequence MECIKIRDKLGFYLDGTLDEHTLEQMEAHLAQCEECRRELAAMKTLIDAAGEIETVEPPLGLRDRIIQAVTDENRADRAQAKVSSKLGLMGRLRSCVSPAWMRWAAGAAIAGCAALAILIGAPHEPAPKHIARQMPKPAQTISEKSQPQTKSTVVAESQYSEPAQVQSTEKPARRYTKKNGANKRRVIIADHPAKSLTSHAVQARLTIPTGKKDTEDKADTDAQDTEIAAAQTASAETSANAEPVNEQPIAIKVAAAPVFDNEKIQEMMQQAKMQAEMRKSRNSRAMVNIVSTRF; translated from the coding sequence ATGGAGTGCATAAAGATAAGAGATAAGTTGGGGTTTTATCTGGACGGCACACTCGACGAGCACACCCTTGAGCAGATGGAAGCTCACCTTGCTCAGTGCGAGGAATGCAGGCGGGAACTGGCAGCAATGAAGACTCTGATCGATGCTGCCGGGGAAATAGAGACGGTTGAGCCGCCGCTGGGGCTGCGCGACAGAATTATACAGGCTGTGACAGATGAAAATCGGGCTGATCGAGCACAAGCAAAGGTCTCAAGCAAATTGGGCCTTATGGGCCGGCTGAGAAGTTGTGTGTCACCTGCGTGGATGCGCTGGGCAGCCGGGGCTGCAATTGCAGGCTGCGCGGCACTGGCTATCCTGATCGGAGCGCCGCATGAGCCCGCCCCAAAACATATTGCGCGACAGATGCCAAAACCTGCTCAGACTATCTCTGAAAAATCTCAACCTCAGACTAAATCGACTGTTGTCGCAGAGTCACAGTACAGTGAGCCTGCCCAAGTTCAATCGACAGAAAAACCTGCGCGTCGTTATACGAAAAAGAATGGTGCCAACAAACGCAGAGTCATTATCGCTGACCACCCTGCAAAATCACTGACTTCACATGCCGTACAAGCTCGATTGACCATACCGACAGGCAAAAAAGATACTGAAGACAAAGCCGACACGGACGCACAGGACACTGAAATTGCAGCGGCACAGACAGCATCTGCCGAAACATCCGCAAATGCCGAACCTGTCAATGAGCAGCCGATTGCTATAAAGGTTGCTGCCGCTCCAGTGTTCGATAATGAAAAAATTCAAGAGATGATGCAGCAGGCGAAGATGCAGGCGGAGATGAGAAAAAGTCGAAATTCGCGCGCGATGGTTAACATTGTGAGCACAAGGTTTTAG
- a CDS encoding sugar phosphate isomerase/epimerase, translating into MEIVCPAWFPGVERLADAIPLLADQGVTAVEIGVQFSDYFDHHDGTQLQALLSELSRSGVRVHSVHSPFGPSFDISSPNDDIHDRGVDGLIETIELANLLDAKKVIAHASDALSHGKSRHFDRARGVLKEVAAIASESDIVIAIENLPPGYLCHTPDELNALLDDIDPNSVAICFDSGHANLSGHFEEFAKALLPNAVATHLHDNDGTGDQHRFPGEGNINWHQLAAIYRQSGSEASIMLECKPPENMAWSEAFQQFRSQWEE; encoded by the coding sequence TTGGAGATAGTATGTCCTGCTTGGTTTCCCGGTGTCGAGCGGCTGGCCGATGCCATACCTCTGCTGGCAGATCAGGGAGTGACTGCGGTGGAGATCGGTGTGCAATTCTCGGATTACTTCGATCACCATGATGGCACGCAATTGCAGGCTTTGCTCTCCGAACTGTCGCGTTCGGGAGTCAGGGTTCACTCCGTGCATTCCCCATTTGGACCGTCATTTGATATATCGAGCCCGAATGATGATATTCACGACCGTGGTGTGGACGGACTGATTGAGACCATAGAGCTTGCAAACCTTTTGGATGCAAAAAAAGTGATTGCTCATGCAAGCGATGCGCTCTCACATGGCAAGAGCCGTCATTTTGACAGAGCGCGTGGTGTGCTCAAAGAAGTCGCTGCCATTGCAAGCGAGTCTGATATAGTGATTGCAATCGAGAATTTGCCTCCAGGTTATCTTTGCCATACACCGGATGAACTTAATGCACTGCTGGATGACATCGATCCCAACTCCGTCGCAATATGCTTCGACAGTGGACATGCAAACCTGTCTGGACATTTTGAAGAATTTGCAAAAGCGCTGCTGCCCAATGCAGTGGCAACTCATCTGCATGACAATGATGGAACAGGCGACCAGCATAGATTTCCCGGCGAAGGCAATATAAACTGGCATCAGCTCGCTGCAATATACCGTCAGTCGGGCAGCGAGGCTAGCATTATGCTGGAATGCAAGCCTCCTGAAAATATGGCATGGAGCGAGGCTTTTCAGCAGTTTAGGTCACAATGGGAAGAATAA
- a CDS encoding DsrE family protein yields MNDVVLIGSQSMGSPDEKLGHILLGNFLRILGDREDLPKYIVLWNSGVKNAAGNSDTLEYLKTLQDRGVEIVSCRTCIEYFGLEDEMAVGVVDGMARIIEILAKHQVLTI; encoded by the coding sequence ATGAATGATGTGGTACTGATTGGTTCGCAATCGATGGGATCGCCGGATGAGAAGCTCGGCCATATTCTATTGGGCAATTTTCTCAGGATTCTGGGAGACCGCGAAGATCTGCCGAAATATATAGTGTTGTGGAACAGCGGCGTTAAGAATGCGGCAGGTAACTCGGACACGCTCGAATATCTCAAGACTCTTCAAGATCGTGGCGTCGAGATAGTATCATGCCGGACGTGTATAGAATATTTCGGTCTTGAAGATGAAATGGCAGTCGGGGTTGTAGACGGTATGGCTCGGATTATAGAAATTCTAGCCAAACATCAGGTGCTCACGATATAG
- a CDS encoding LacI family transcriptional regulator gives MDKHIGPSIEDVARHAGVGKGTVSRVLNNMPGVSNATAAKVRQAMNELGYSPNVQARRLARNVSDLICFVLSNRDFLHEFHSMVLKGVEDYCSSADRDLVFVLWRYELEPLPDVVVPPRIVAGRGSVDGVVLAGENHIDCVKMIAGLGVPCVSMGNNLVGCKSMSEVDSVWYDEATGTREAIRYLAEMGHRHIRFLASMSLPWFARNYRAFSDAMLDLGLAPMATCVNDTIDYAEIAERGVAEILSSDTPTTAIFAGNDTIAAGVIQSLKRRGIIVPRDMSVIGFDDAPRCMEIDPNITTVQVPKEKLGAECARFLIQKISSNEPVTGARVIPTKLVIRHSCSLAKM, from the coding sequence TTGGACAAACATATAGGTCCAAGCATCGAGGACGTCGCCAGGCATGCAGGAGTTGGAAAAGGTACTGTTTCACGAGTCCTCAACAATATGCCGGGAGTGTCCAATGCAACTGCAGCCAAAGTGCGGCAGGCTATGAATGAACTCGGTTACAGCCCTAATGTGCAGGCAAGGCGGCTGGCAAGAAATGTCTCTGATCTGATCTGCTTTGTCCTTTCTAATCGTGATTTTCTGCATGAATTTCATTCGATGGTGCTCAAAGGCGTTGAAGACTACTGCTCAAGTGCAGACAGAGACCTGGTCTTCGTGTTGTGGCGGTATGAACTGGAACCGCTTCCAGATGTGGTCGTGCCGCCGAGAATCGTGGCCGGGCGCGGCAGTGTAGACGGAGTGGTGCTGGCCGGCGAAAATCATATCGATTGTGTGAAGATGATAGCCGGGCTTGGAGTGCCATGCGTATCTATGGGCAATAATCTGGTCGGATGCAAGTCTATGTCCGAAGTGGACTCGGTCTGGTATGACGAGGCTACAGGCACTCGCGAGGCCATTAGGTATCTCGCGGAGATGGGTCATAGACACATTCGGTTTCTGGCCAGTATGTCTCTGCCATGGTTTGCTCGAAATTACAGAGCATTCAGCGACGCAATGCTTGACCTCGGCCTTGCACCGATGGCGACATGCGTCAATGACACTATCGATTATGCGGAGATTGCTGAACGAGGAGTCGCGGAGATATTAAGCTCAGATACCCCAACAACGGCGATCTTTGCCGGTAATGACACAATCGCCGCCGGTGTGATTCAGTCACTTAAAAGGCGAGGCATAATAGTTCCACGTGATATGAGTGTCATTGGGTTCGATGATGCACCAAGATGTATGGAGATCGACCCTAACATTACGACTGTTCAGGTTCCGAAGGAAAAACTCGGCGCTGAATGCGCCAGGTTCCTGATTCAGAAAATATCGAGCAACGAACCGGTTACAGGCGCTCGAGTTATACCGACAAAGCTTGTAATCAGACATTCCTGCTCGCTGGCGAAGATGTAG
- a CDS encoding YtxH domain-containing protein: protein MKRDFITGILTGMVIGGACALMFAPVEGAKARNIIKEAAHSTRTRVRSAATKAGRKAHEKVGAIKQAI from the coding sequence ATGAAAAGGGACTTTATAACCGGAATTCTGACCGGGATGGTGATAGGTGGCGCATGCGCGCTTATGTTTGCGCCTGTAGAAGGAGCTAAAGCTCGAAATATAATAAAGGAAGCTGCACATTCGACTCGCACAAGGGTGAGAAGTGCAGCCACGAAAGCGGGGCGGAAGGCTCATGAGAAGGTGGGTGCAATCAAACAAGCGATCTAG
- a CDS encoding glycoside hydrolase family 78 protein, with protein MDWNAKWIWARAHSSTPNFYMYARKEFDAASVSNATVCVSCSTEYKLYVNGHYVGRGPSPCHPSFQYYDSYDIRGYIRPGGNVIGVLCYNYGVGTHSRPQAPGGLLAQMEITNGGGKTIIATDETWRVMPAPEWDHDSAQMFWTIGFQEIYDSRKKPVGWNVVGFDDSAWQEPEVIGEVGVEPWLEMVPRQIPALKEQERFPDRVIESGTFTPNDDPIIDIAARMYSEQTNPEKGPVIHQSNLLTRDNGVSEIAPTKNAYIVLDFGREVVGFPTICVTDGGRGIIDIGYSEALDDNGRVNPTRQDILQADRLILHGGRQDWETFGRRAFRYMQLSFRDLDRPVRLDCVSIKQVGYPVEQVSSFECSDDLLNRIWQTGVYTLGICMQDHYEDCPLREHGQYPGDVRVEALMNYYCFNDSKLVAKALWQYVQCQRENGLFNALWPSSTNHILPDYNLVWVLILHDYYLYTGDAELVNRLYENLRLLMENWLRTQESEHGLLTWEPNPDVPNHEWWLFIDHEPLDKHGEVAAYNAFYYQALRDASKLAAAVGRNDDSVLWHRRAEHVREKFNEHFWSDELGAYVDCNVNGVKSKTLSVQTNTLAVIFGLADNRKCKHIAKVLTQGEPVIQSSGPYFDFYVLLAMAKLGMASKALARIRLCWGGMLERGASTWWETFDPSWPTGKICPDSLCHAWSAAPTYFLPAEILGVRPSMPESDVVVIHPRVGDLQWAKGHIETAKGHVDVEWHSEPGHFQIDIDAPNGYIIALPIGGFDDPIIEELDLSPETPERRARKTYGWGNVIWRSGEEHDPYLDWLLTQEAEPPESYKRKERCSAVDDYVWVREGSYTHVRYEIREA; from the coding sequence ATGGATTGGAATGCAAAATGGATCTGGGCGAGAGCGCACTCGAGTACGCCCAATTTTTATATGTATGCGCGCAAAGAGTTTGATGCGGCATCCGTATCGAATGCGACTGTATGCGTGTCGTGCTCCACTGAATATAAGCTATACGTCAACGGCCATTATGTAGGCCGTGGACCCAGCCCCTGCCACCCCTCATTTCAGTATTATGACTCCTACGACATCAGAGGCTATATCCGCCCAGGCGGCAATGTCATAGGTGTGCTCTGCTATAACTACGGCGTAGGCACACACAGCAGGCCGCAGGCTCCAGGCGGATTGCTCGCTCAGATGGAGATCACAAACGGCGGCGGCAAGACCATCATTGCAACCGACGAAACATGGCGCGTCATGCCCGCACCCGAGTGGGACCATGATTCCGCGCAGATGTTTTGGACAATTGGCTTCCAGGAGATATACGACTCCCGCAAAAAGCCGGTCGGCTGGAATGTGGTCGGCTTTGACGATTCCGCCTGGCAGGAGCCGGAGGTTATAGGCGAAGTTGGTGTCGAGCCGTGGCTGGAGATGGTCCCCAGGCAGATACCCGCTCTCAAAGAGCAAGAGAGGTTTCCCGACAGGGTGATCGAGAGCGGCACTTTTACTCCCAATGACGACCCTATAATAGACATCGCGGCGCGCATGTACAGCGAACAGACCAACCCGGAGAAAGGTCCAGTGATCCATCAGAGCAATCTGCTCACCAGAGACAATGGTGTCTCCGAGATTGCGCCGACAAAGAATGCGTATATAGTCCTGGATTTCGGCAGAGAGGTTGTAGGTTTCCCTACTATATGTGTCACCGACGGCGGCAGAGGGATCATAGACATAGGTTATAGCGAGGCATTGGATGATAATGGCCGGGTGAACCCTACCAGGCAGGACATTCTGCAGGCCGACAGGCTCATCCTGCACGGCGGCAGGCAGGATTGGGAGACCTTCGGGCGACGAGCTTTCAGGTATATGCAGCTATCGTTCAGAGATTTGGATCGACCGGTGCGTCTGGACTGTGTGTCGATCAAACAGGTAGGCTATCCCGTCGAGCAGGTGTCGTCATTCGAGTGCTCGGACGATCTGCTCAATCGTATATGGCAGACCGGCGTATACACCCTCGGCATCTGTATGCAGGACCATTACGAGGACTGCCCACTGCGCGAGCACGGCCAGTATCCCGGAGATGTGCGCGTGGAAGCCCTGATGAACTACTACTGCTTCAACGACAGCAAACTGGTTGCCAAAGCGCTGTGGCAATATGTGCAGTGCCAGCGTGAAAATGGCCTGTTCAATGCCTTGTGGCCGTCGAGCACAAATCATATATTGCCGGACTATAACCTTGTCTGGGTGCTCATATTGCATGATTACTATCTGTATACGGGCGATGCCGAGCTGGTGAACCGACTATACGAGAATCTGCGACTGCTTATGGAAAATTGGCTGCGGACTCAGGAGAGCGAGCACGGCCTGCTCACATGGGAGCCGAACCCGGATGTGCCAAACCATGAGTGGTGGCTCTTTATCGACCATGAGCCCTTGGATAAGCATGGCGAGGTGGCTGCGTACAATGCGTTTTACTACCAGGCTCTGCGTGACGCATCCAAGCTGGCGGCAGCAGTCGGCAGGAATGACGACTCGGTGCTCTGGCACAGGAGAGCCGAGCATGTGCGAGAAAAGTTCAATGAACACTTCTGGAGCGATGAGCTGGGCGCATATGTCGATTGCAATGTGAATGGAGTAAAGAGTAAAACTCTCAGCGTCCAGACAAATACCCTGGCTGTGATATTCGGCCTTGCAGATAATCGTAAGTGCAAGCATATTGCAAAGGTGCTTACGCAGGGCGAGCCGGTGATCCAAAGCTCAGGACCTTATTTTGATTTCTATGTCCTGCTGGCCATGGCCAAGCTGGGAATGGCAAGCAAGGCTCTGGCGCGCATAAGGTTATGTTGGGGAGGCATGCTTGAGCGGGGTGCGAGCACATGGTGGGAAACATTCGACCCGAGCTGGCCGACGGGTAAAATTTGCCCCGACAGTCTCTGTCATGCATGGTCGGCTGCGCCGACGTATTTTCTGCCTGCCGAGATTCTCGGGGTGAGGCCGTCCATGCCTGAGTCAGACGTAGTGGTGATCCATCCGAGGGTGGGGGACTTACAGTGGGCAAAGGGCCACATCGAGACCGCAAAGGGTCACGTAGATGTGGAATGGCATAGTGAGCCTGGTCATTTCCAGATCGATATAGACGCCCCCAATGGTTATATCATCGCGCTGCCCATCGGCGGGTTTGACGATCCTATTATAGAAGAGCTGGATCTGAGTCCGGAGACTCCTGAGCGCAGAGCGAGAAAGACATATGGCTGGGGGAATGTGATCTGGAGATCTGGTGAAGAACACGACCCCTATCTGGACTGGCTTCTCACACAAGAAGCCGAACCGCCTGAGAGTTACAAAAGAAAAGAGCGCTGCTCGGCAGTAGACGACTATGTATGGGTTCGCGAGGGCAGCTACACCCACGTGCGATACGAGATTCGCGAGGCTTAA
- the budA gene encoding acetolactate decarboxylase: MISTLGNVVIRCKWIVCLILILFLTASLAAEPDRETLYQIATIDSLLSGLYDGWISIGRLTKHGDFGLGTFDGLDGEMVVVDGIVYQITSDGTSRKPDAAVTTPFAAVTFFDKDKVATIQDEMTLSRLQEFLNDMLPSKNLFYAIRIDGTFTRVRTRSVPRQNKPYQPLADVTVKQPVFELSDVEGSIVALRCPYFVKGANVPGYHMHFITSDRSQGGHLLDCSIKCGKVLLDITPQFELSLPKDESFYRADFEPASSETLEKVEQGKQ; the protein is encoded by the coding sequence ATGATATCAACATTAGGCAATGTAGTTATTAGGTGCAAGTGGATCGTCTGCCTGATCCTGATCCTGTTCCTGACGGCCTCTCTCGCAGCAGAACCGGATCGAGAAACGCTTTATCAGATAGCAACCATAGACTCGCTCCTTTCGGGCTTGTATGACGGTTGGATCAGCATCGGCCGGTTGACAAAACACGGCGACTTCGGGCTCGGCACATTCGACGGACTCGATGGAGAGATGGTGGTTGTGGACGGTATCGTCTACCAGATCACCTCGGATGGCACATCACGCAAGCCAGACGCTGCTGTGACCACGCCTTTTGCAGCGGTGACGTTCTTCGATAAGGACAAGGTCGCCACGATCCAGGACGAGATGACACTTTCGAGGCTGCAAGAGTTCCTGAACGACATGCTGCCCTCGAAGAACCTGTTCTACGCAATTAGAATCGACGGCACATTCACACGCGTCAGGACGAGGAGCGTTCCCAGGCAGAATAAGCCATACCAGCCCCTCGCAGACGTAACAGTAAAGCAGCCTGTGTTTGAACTCTCTGATGTCGAAGGAAGCATTGTAGCTCTCAGGTGTCCTTACTTCGTGAAGGGCGCGAACGTCCCCGGTTACCATATGCACTTCATTACCTCGGATCGCTCTCAGGGCGGCCACCTGCTGGATTGCAGCATCAAGTGCGGGAAGGTATTGCTTGACATCACCCCGCAGTTCGAGCTTTCTTTGCCGAAAGATGAGAGTTTTTATCGTGCAGACTTCGAGCCAGCTAGCAGTGAAACTCTTGAAAAGGTTGAACAAGGCAAGCAGTAG